The sequence GAGCTTCTGTTGAGATTGAATACAAATGCCGGCTGGAAAGTGGACAATAAAATAAAACCTTTCCATCAGGAGAAATTGCTATACCATCAGACGCCAATCTAAATGGAGATGTTGAGCCATCTTTGTTTCGGTTCATCAAAATCTCTCCTTCTACTTTCGGTAAAAAATAACGGTCGGGTGAAGTTGAATTTGCTCCATTTAGCCGTCTGAACGCGTTTCCATTTTCTAGATCTACAACGATAATAGCTCCTGGTCCTTTGGAAGATGAATCCGTTATATAGGCATAACCCGCTTTTCCAACACGAAAATCAAAACGGACATCATTCAGATAAGTTGTTGGCAGGACAACATCTTCTGTAAAGGTATATACTTTTCTTATTGTATTAGTTTTTAAATCAACAGCGACTAATTTTGCCCCTCCTATAATTGGTACAGAAAAATTCGGTGCCGCTGTATCTAATACCCAAAGTGTTCCCCTTCCATCCGCAACTACACTTTGGACACTGATGAAAGACATTGTGATATTACCTTGACTACCCAAATTAGCTTCTAAACTGGGATAAGGCTGCAAAGTGTCTCCAATAATTTCCGCCACTGTGAATTTAACGTCGTCTCCCCATTTCGGAAAGCAAATGAAAATACGACCGGTTTCTGATACACTAACGCCTGTGGGCATAGCCCCATAAAATTCATAGACTAGCTCTAACTTACCGAAATATTTTTCCATAGGTAACATAGGTTTCATGATCTCCTCCTCAAAAA is a genomic window of Rossellomorea sp. y25 containing:
- a CDS encoding L-dopachrome tautomerase-related protein → MKPMLPMEKYFGKLELVYEFYGAMPTGVSVSETGRIFICFPKWGDDVKFTVAEIIGDTLQPYPSLEANLGSQGNITMSFISVQSVVADGRGTLWVLDTAAPNFSVPIIGGAKLVAVDLKTNTIRKVYTFTEDVVLPTTYLNDVRFDFRVGKAGYAYITDSSSKGPGAIIVVDLENGNAFRRLNGANSTSPDRYFLPKVEGEILMNRNKDGSTSPFRLASDGIAISPDGKVLFYCPLSSRHLYSISTEALRDRTIPDTDLPYRVEYWGEKGASDGMITGAKGTIYAGDYENNSIRKILPNGIMETIAHDPRILWPDTFSIGPDQYLYVIVNQLHRQARFHYGKDLRQKPYSLLRMKIDEFPASTFS